In Brevibacillus brevis, a genomic segment contains:
- the rpsO gene encoding 30S ribosomal protein S15 — MALSQERKTQLIQEYRTHENDTGSPEVQIAILTENINNLNEHLRTHKKDHHSRRGLLKMVGQRRNLLTYLREADVQRYRAVVDRLGLRR; from the coding sequence ATGGCATTGTCTCAAGAACGTAAAACTCAACTGATTCAAGAGTACCGTACGCATGAGAACGACACCGGTTCGCCGGAAGTACAAATCGCTATCCTGACCGAAAACATCAACAACCTGAACGAACACTTGCGCACTCACAAAAAAGATCACCACAGCCGTCGTGGTCTGTTGAAAATGGTAGGTCAACGCCGCAACCTGTTGACATACCTGAGAGAAGCAGATGTTCAACGTTATCGTGCGGTTGTAGACCGTCTGGGTCTGCGTCGCTAA
- a CDS encoding bifunctional oligoribonuclease/PAP phosphatase NrnA: MNPNRNSVEEAARFMQQHDRFLVLSHVNPDGDATGSALGVALILEQLGKKYVVVNEGETPAKFNFLPRFDRLLNLEKQPLDETFEAVIAVDCADESRMGDVRSFFRSDASLLNIDHHPTNDGFGSVNLIRTDAAATAEILYDVALAAGVSFNEELALCIYTGLLTDTGGFRYSNTSPKVMEIASQLLRYGVKPGEVAERCLEEITFAHIKILRLALQSLQLSHRNLVASITVRKEDFAVSGAEREDAGGLVNYCRNIEGVEVGVSFIEAEAGVVKVSMRARDRVDVSAVAKQLGGGGHAKAAGCTVRGSLPEAQDIVWRALGEALGVNSHE, encoded by the coding sequence ATGAATCCAAATCGTAACAGCGTGGAGGAAGCGGCGCGATTCATGCAGCAGCATGACCGCTTCCTCGTTCTTTCTCATGTCAATCCGGACGGGGACGCGACCGGCTCTGCGCTCGGAGTCGCCTTGATTCTGGAACAATTGGGCAAAAAGTACGTCGTGGTAAACGAAGGGGAAACTCCGGCAAAATTCAACTTTTTGCCGCGTTTTGACCGACTCCTGAATTTGGAAAAGCAACCACTGGATGAAACGTTCGAGGCCGTAATCGCCGTAGACTGTGCCGACGAGTCTCGGATGGGCGATGTACGGTCTTTCTTTCGCTCCGATGCTTCCTTGCTCAATATCGATCATCACCCGACCAACGACGGATTTGGTTCGGTCAATCTGATTCGGACGGATGCGGCTGCTACTGCGGAAATTTTGTATGACGTGGCCCTTGCGGCAGGCGTGAGCTTTAACGAAGAGCTCGCCTTGTGCATCTATACCGGCTTGTTGACGGACACCGGAGGATTTCGCTATTCGAATACCTCTCCAAAGGTTATGGAGATCGCCTCTCAGCTCTTGCGCTATGGTGTAAAGCCAGGCGAGGTAGCGGAGCGGTGCCTGGAAGAAATTACGTTCGCCCATATAAAAATATTGCGTCTGGCTCTTCAATCGCTGCAATTATCCCACCGCAATCTCGTCGCGTCGATCACCGTTCGGAAGGAAGACTTTGCCGTGTCTGGAGCAGAGCGTGAGGATGCTGGCGGTCTGGTCAACTACTGCCGAAATATCGAAGGGGTAGAGGTCGGCGTCTCGTTTATCGAAGCGGAGGCGGGGGTAGTCAAGGTCAGTATGCGAGCCCGTGACCGCGTCGATGTTTCAGCGGTCGCCAAGCAGCTGGGCGGGGGAGGCCACGCCAAAGCTGCGGGGTGCACCGTCCGCGGATCGCTTCCGGAAGCGCAGGATATTGTCTGGCGAGCATTGGGAGAAGCATTAGGGGTGAACAGCCATGAGTGA
- the rnpM gene encoding RNase P modulator RnpM, which yields MKQKKIPLRKCIVCQGMFPKKELIRVVRTPQEEIVIDLTGKAAGRGTYVCRQESCLTPDAFASGKWKKVLERALNMSISQEKYDAFREKWLEMMGR from the coding sequence ATGAAGCAAAAAAAAATCCCTTTGCGTAAGTGCATCGTTTGCCAAGGAATGTTTCCGAAAAAGGAATTGATCCGCGTAGTACGGACGCCTCAAGAGGAGATCGTCATCGATCTGACCGGAAAGGCTGCCGGACGCGGTACCTATGTGTGTCGGCAGGAAAGCTGTCTTACGCCGGATGCGTTCGCGTCGGGAAAATGGAAAAAAGTGCTGGAACGTGCGCTGAACATGTCCATTTCCCAAGAGAAGTACGATGCCTTCCGCGAAAAATGGCTGGAGATGATGGGACGATGA
- the rbfA gene encoding 30S ribosome-binding factor RbfA, whose protein sequence is MNKTRMSRVGEEIKKELSILLQRGLKDPRIGFVTVTDVEVSSDLQLAKVFVSIFGTEEERKASLAGLQKAKGYLRTEIGKRVKLRHIPDFAFKLDESIDYGSKIESILREISTEEGKQDESKS, encoded by the coding sequence ATGAACAAGACACGGATGAGCCGCGTTGGGGAAGAAATCAAAAAAGAACTGAGCATTTTGCTGCAGCGAGGACTGAAGGATCCGCGTATCGGCTTTGTTACGGTCACGGATGTAGAGGTCAGCAGCGATTTGCAGCTGGCGAAAGTATTTGTCAGCATCTTCGGTACCGAGGAAGAGCGTAAGGCATCGCTTGCCGGTTTGCAAAAAGCAAAAGGCTATCTGCGGACCGAGATCGGCAAGAGAGTGAAGCTGCGGCATATCCCTGATTTCGCATTCAAGCTGGACGAGTCGATCGACTACGGCAGTAAAATAGAATCAATCCTGCGGGAAATCTCCACTGAAGAGGGAAAACAGGATGAATCCAAATCGTAA
- a CDS encoding YlxQ family RNA-binding protein: MIPKAAQLLGLAMRARKVITGEELVLAAVRNGQARLVLLAADASDNTAKKVKDKCSYYGVSCVTTGDRHELGHAIGKDGRVTVAVTDGKLAESIQRLLT; encoded by the coding sequence ATGATCCCGAAAGCTGCGCAATTGCTCGGACTCGCCATGCGGGCAAGGAAAGTAATTACCGGCGAGGAGCTGGTCCTTGCGGCTGTACGCAACGGGCAGGCCAGACTGGTATTGCTCGCGGCTGACGCATCTGACAATACTGCCAAAAAAGTAAAAGACAAATGTTCCTATTACGGTGTTTCATGTGTAACCACTGGGGACCGGCATGAACTGGGACACGCAATCGGAAAAGATGGGCGCGTTACCGTGGCGGTAACCGATGGGAAATTGGCCGAAAGCATTCAGCGTCTGCTCACCTAA
- the nusA gene encoding transcription termination factor NusA yields the protein MNGDFIEALEAIEKEKGITKDVLIEAIEAALISGYKRNFNSAQNVRVDVNRHSGTVRVFARKNVVEEVLDPRLEISLEAAQEIDPNFRLEDIVEIEVTPRDFGRIAAQTAKQVVTQRIREAERGLIYSEFIEREDDIVTGVVQRMDTRNYYIDLGKAEAVMPITEKMPSEEFKSQDRVKAYIIKVEKTTKGPQIVVSRTHPGLLKRLFELEVPEIYDGVVEIKSVAREAGDRSKIAVHSINPDVDPVGACVGPKGMRVQTIVTELKGEKIDIVRWSEDPAEYVANALSPAKVLHVEVNAADKVTRVIVPDYQLSLAIGKRGQNARLAAKLTGWKIDIKSESQAEQEGIVYPREAQDDEGADIE from the coding sequence ATGAACGGCGATTTTATCGAGGCTCTTGAAGCCATTGAGAAAGAGAAAGGCATCACCAAAGACGTACTGATTGAAGCCATCGAAGCGGCTCTTATCTCTGGATACAAACGGAATTTCAACTCGGCTCAAAACGTACGGGTGGATGTAAATCGTCATTCGGGAACGGTCCGCGTGTTCGCGCGGAAAAACGTAGTAGAGGAAGTGCTGGACCCGCGCCTCGAAATTTCCTTGGAGGCCGCCCAAGAAATTGATCCCAACTTCCGTCTCGAGGACATTGTTGAAATCGAGGTAACTCCTCGCGATTTCGGGCGCATCGCTGCTCAAACGGCAAAACAAGTCGTGACCCAGCGCATTCGCGAAGCGGAGCGGGGATTGATTTACAGCGAATTCATCGAGCGCGAGGACGACATCGTCACCGGCGTCGTTCAGCGTATGGACACGCGCAATTACTACATTGACTTGGGCAAAGCGGAAGCGGTAATGCCAATTACGGAGAAAATGCCTTCCGAAGAGTTCAAGTCACAGGATCGCGTAAAGGCGTATATCATCAAGGTGGAAAAAACCACAAAAGGTCCGCAAATTGTCGTATCCCGTACACACCCGGGGCTCTTGAAGCGCCTCTTTGAATTAGAAGTTCCGGAGATTTACGATGGCGTGGTGGAAATCAAGTCCGTCGCTCGTGAAGCCGGAGACCGTTCGAAAATCGCAGTTCATTCGATCAACCCGGATGTCGATCCGGTCGGGGCTTGTGTCGGTCCAAAAGGAATGCGTGTACAGACCATCGTCACCGAGCTGAAAGGCGAGAAAATCGACATCGTCCGCTGGTCGGAGGATCCTGCCGAATACGTCGCCAATGCTCTCAGCCCGGCAAAGGTGCTGCACGTGGAAGTGAATGCCGCAGACAAGGTGACGCGTGTCATCGTGCCGGACTACCAATTGTCGCTGGCGATTGGCAAGCGCGGTCAAAACGCTCGTCTCGCTGCCAAGCTCACCGGATGGAAAATTGACATCAAGAGCGAGTCGCAGGCGGAACAAGAAGGCATCGTCTATCCAAGGGAAGCCCAGGACGATGAAGGAGCGGACATCGAATAG
- a CDS encoding DUF503 domain-containing protein, translating to MVAGVQIELFLPACQNLKEKRAIVKSLIGKLRSRFNVSAAEMAYPEQWQRTMLGIAAVANEMSFLEKEIQAVVRLVENHPGVELIRADTAYYD from the coding sequence ATGGTTGCGGGTGTGCAGATCGAACTGTTTCTGCCCGCTTGCCAAAACCTGAAAGAAAAACGGGCCATCGTCAAGAGTCTGATTGGCAAGCTGCGGAGCCGGTTTAACGTTTCCGCAGCGGAGATGGCTTATCCTGAGCAGTGGCAGCGTACCATGTTGGGTATCGCTGCCGTTGCTAATGAGATGTCTTTTTTGGAAAAGGAAATTCAGGCTGTGGTACGACTGGTGGAAAACCATCCCGGTGTCGAGTTGATTCGTGCGGATACGGCATACTACGATTAA
- a CDS encoding bifunctional riboflavin kinase/FAD synthetase, protein MKTISLTYPLSVELQTQPCAIALGYFDGVHIGHRRVIQKAIDTAKANGWQSTVLTFDPHPREVLGQSGYTRYLTPLADKLEQFEKMGVDRAYVMKFDIGFAAVYPEDFISECLLPLGCRHVVVGFDYTFGHRGMGTAQTLQEMSKGRYGLDIVGPVNRLGEKVSSTIIREYLYDGDVDQVRHLLGRPYKVRGTVVHGDKRGRTIGFPTANVKVAAPYLIGKNGVYGVRFTVEGKSYNGVMNVGIKPTFELEKKEKSLEVHIFEFSGEIYGKEVEVEFLFYIREEQKFAGVDALIAQIQRDVETAKQRFGE, encoded by the coding sequence GTGAAAACGATCTCCCTGACTTACCCACTGTCTGTCGAATTGCAAACGCAGCCCTGCGCAATCGCCTTGGGATATTTTGATGGGGTACATATCGGTCATCGGCGAGTCATCCAAAAAGCGATCGATACAGCAAAGGCGAACGGCTGGCAAAGCACCGTCCTGACCTTCGATCCGCACCCGCGTGAAGTATTGGGGCAAAGCGGCTATACCCGCTATTTGACCCCGCTTGCAGACAAGCTGGAACAATTCGAGAAAATGGGTGTGGACAGAGCCTATGTCATGAAGTTTGATATTGGCTTCGCCGCCGTTTATCCGGAAGATTTCATATCGGAGTGCTTGCTGCCGCTGGGTTGTCGCCATGTCGTCGTCGGCTTCGACTATACGTTTGGCCATCGGGGCATGGGGACAGCCCAAACGCTCCAGGAAATGAGCAAGGGACGCTACGGCCTCGACATCGTCGGCCCTGTGAACCGCTTGGGGGAAAAGGTGAGCAGCACCATCATCCGCGAGTACCTGTACGATGGGGATGTCGATCAAGTCCGCCACTTGCTGGGACGACCATACAAGGTGCGCGGAACCGTCGTCCATGGCGACAAGCGGGGCCGTACCATCGGGTTCCCGACAGCCAACGTGAAAGTGGCTGCGCCGTACCTGATCGGCAAAAACGGCGTGTACGGCGTGCGCTTTACGGTAGAGGGAAAGAGCTACAATGGTGTGATGAACGTCGGAATCAAGCCGACATTCGAGCTGGAAAAGAAAGAAAAATCGCTAGAAGTCCACATTTTTGAGTTCTCGGGCGAGATTTACGGCAAAGAAGTAGAGGTAGAATTCTTGTTCTACATTCGCGAGGAACAGAAGTTTGCCGGTGTCGACGCTTTGATCGCCCAAATCCAGCGCGATGTGGAAACGGCGAAGCAGCGCTTCGGGGAGTAA
- the truB gene encoding tRNA pseudouridine(55) synthase TruB encodes MSDVNGVLVVDKPAGMTSHDCVARIRRLYGTKKVGHTGTLDPDVTGVLPICLGQATRIVQYLQDLPKRYEVVMRIGSSTTTEDASGEVIEQRSVNTAEITRERMEELLASFLGEIEQVPPMYSAVKVNGVRLYDLAREGAVVERAARKVTIYELTLGNIQPGDGVVDVSFTCTCSKGTYMRTLCVDLGRRLGYPAHMKLLRRIKSGPFVEEEAIPLAQLEESAADREELSRKLISIPKAMSFLPAIQVKPERVRAVRNGLATALPGVNAEEGSLICLFSGEELLGIHRVCRGDKGLFAKAEKVFSSEV; translated from the coding sequence ATGAGTGACGTAAACGGTGTGCTGGTGGTGGACAAACCCGCCGGTATGACCTCCCACGATTGTGTGGCGCGAATCCGCCGCCTGTACGGAACGAAAAAAGTCGGACATACGGGTACACTTGACCCTGATGTGACAGGCGTTCTCCCGATCTGCCTGGGACAGGCTACACGGATCGTGCAGTATTTGCAGGATCTCCCCAAGCGGTACGAAGTGGTCATGCGCATCGGATCGTCGACCACCACCGAAGATGCATCGGGCGAAGTCATCGAACAAAGATCGGTGAACACGGCCGAGATTACCAGAGAAAGAATGGAAGAGCTGCTCGCCTCTTTCCTGGGAGAGATTGAACAGGTGCCGCCGATGTACTCCGCCGTAAAGGTGAACGGCGTCCGCCTTTACGATTTGGCTCGGGAAGGCGCGGTCGTCGAGCGTGCCGCGCGAAAGGTGACGATCTACGAGCTGACGCTTGGCAACATCCAGCCAGGTGACGGTGTCGTCGATGTCTCATTTACGTGCACCTGCTCGAAGGGGACCTATATGCGCACCTTGTGTGTTGACCTCGGCCGCAGGCTGGGGTATCCTGCCCATATGAAGCTGCTTAGGCGCATCAAAAGCGGTCCGTTCGTGGAAGAGGAAGCGATCCCACTCGCACAGCTGGAAGAGTCGGCTGCCGATCGGGAAGAGCTGTCCCGAAAATTGATTTCGATCCCGAAGGCCATGTCGTTCTTGCCTGCCATCCAGGTGAAGCCGGAGCGAGTCAGAGCCGTCCGAAATGGACTCGCCACTGCACTGCCGGGCGTAAATGCCGAGGAAGGAAGCTTGATCTGCCTGTTTTCGGGCGAGGAATTACTCGGGATACACCGCGTGTGCCGTGGGGATAAAGGGCTCTTTGCCAAAGCAGAAAAAGTCTTTTCTTCCGAGGTGTAA
- the pnp gene encoding polyribonucleotide nucleotidyltransferase: MEQQFRTYEYELAGRKLVLEFGKMAKQAQGSVLVRYGDTAILSAVTVSKEPKALDFFPLTVNYEERLYAVGKIPGGFIKREGRPSEKAILASRLIDRPVRPLFAEGFRNDVQIVNTVLSVDQDCSPEIAAMIGTSAALSVSEIPFEGPIAGVIVGRVDGQFIINPTVAQAEKSDIHLVVAGTHKAINMVEAGANQVPEAIMLEAIMTGHDEIKKLIEFQNKIVAEIGKEKMEVILHEVDPEIDRAVREFAEARLKEAVRIEEKQARYDAIDAIKAETKEHFAALNPETYEEQEKMISEVLGNIVKDEVRRLITEEKVRPDGRALDEIRPLSSEVNILARTHGSAMFTRGQTQALSVCTLGALGDVQILDGLGLEESKRFMHHYNFPPYSVGEARPLRPPGRREIGHGALGERAIEPIIPSETEFPYTIRLVSEVIESNGSTSQASICASVLALMDAGVPIKAPVAGIAMGLIMGKDEKSFSILTDIQGMEDHLGDMDFKVAGTEAGVTAIQMDIKISGINREILEMALEQARIGRLHILKHMMGTISEPREQLSPYAPKIMTMTINPEKIRDVIGPQGRVINKIIEETGVKIDIEQDGRVFIASINHEANLRAKQIIEDLVREVAVGQTYLGTVKRVEKYGAFIELFAGKEGLCHISQLAEERVAKTEDVVSVGDKVQVKVTEIDDQGRINLSRKAVLKEQAAAQQASSAPATAE, translated from the coding sequence ATGGAGCAACAATTCCGTACATATGAATACGAACTGGCAGGCCGCAAGCTGGTTCTGGAATTTGGCAAAATGGCCAAACAGGCTCAGGGTTCGGTACTGGTTCGGTACGGCGATACGGCAATCCTGTCAGCAGTGACAGTCTCGAAGGAACCAAAAGCTTTGGATTTCTTCCCGCTGACTGTCAACTACGAGGAACGTCTCTACGCGGTCGGGAAAATCCCCGGCGGCTTCATTAAAAGAGAAGGTCGTCCAAGTGAAAAGGCGATTTTGGCCAGCCGGTTGATTGACCGTCCTGTCCGCCCGCTTTTCGCGGAAGGATTCCGTAATGACGTACAAATCGTAAATACCGTTTTGTCGGTTGATCAAGACTGCTCGCCGGAAATTGCCGCGATGATCGGTACATCCGCAGCACTGTCCGTATCGGAGATTCCGTTCGAGGGACCGATCGCAGGTGTGATCGTCGGCCGCGTCGATGGACAGTTCATCATCAACCCAACGGTCGCACAAGCAGAAAAGAGCGATATCCATCTGGTCGTTGCGGGTACGCACAAGGCGATCAACATGGTGGAAGCGGGAGCCAATCAGGTACCGGAAGCAATCATGCTCGAAGCGATCATGACGGGTCACGATGAAATCAAAAAGCTCATCGAGTTCCAAAACAAGATCGTGGCGGAAATCGGCAAAGAGAAGATGGAAGTCATCCTGCATGAAGTCGATCCCGAAATCGATCGGGCTGTACGTGAATTTGCGGAGGCTCGCCTGAAGGAAGCGGTTCGCATCGAGGAAAAGCAAGCGCGCTACGATGCAATCGACGCGATCAAGGCAGAGACCAAGGAGCATTTTGCCGCCTTGAATCCAGAAACGTACGAAGAGCAGGAAAAAATGATTAGCGAAGTGCTCGGCAACATCGTGAAAGACGAAGTCCGCCGCCTGATCACGGAAGAGAAGGTCCGCCCGGATGGACGAGCACTCGACGAAATTCGTCCCCTCTCCAGCGAGGTCAACATTTTGGCACGGACTCACGGTTCGGCGATGTTTACTCGCGGTCAAACCCAGGCGCTTAGCGTGTGCACTCTGGGGGCGCTCGGTGACGTGCAAATTTTGGACGGGCTCGGTCTGGAAGAGTCGAAACGCTTCATGCACCACTACAATTTCCCGCCGTACAGCGTAGGGGAAGCACGTCCGCTTCGTCCTCCTGGCCGCCGCGAAATCGGACACGGTGCTTTGGGTGAGCGTGCGATTGAGCCGATCATTCCATCTGAAACGGAATTTCCTTACACGATCCGCCTGGTATCCGAAGTCATCGAGTCGAACGGTTCCACCTCGCAAGCTTCCATTTGTGCCAGCGTTCTCGCGCTGATGGATGCAGGGGTGCCGATCAAAGCTCCGGTAGCGGGGATTGCCATGGGGTTGATCATGGGCAAGGATGAGAAATCGTTCTCCATCTTGACCGACATCCAAGGCATGGAAGACCACTTGGGCGATATGGACTTTAAAGTAGCGGGTACGGAAGCGGGGGTCACCGCGATCCAGATGGATATCAAGATTTCCGGGATCAACCGTGAAATTTTGGAGATGGCGCTGGAGCAAGCGCGCATCGGCCGCCTGCACATCCTGAAGCATATGATGGGCACGATTTCCGAACCGCGCGAACAACTGTCTCCTTACGCACCGAAGATCATGACCATGACCATCAATCCGGAAAAGATCCGCGACGTCATCGGTCCACAAGGTCGTGTGATCAACAAGATCATCGAAGAGACCGGCGTCAAGATCGACATCGAGCAAGACGGCCGCGTCTTCATCGCTTCGATCAATCACGAGGCCAACCTGCGTGCCAAGCAAATCATCGAGGATCTCGTGCGCGAGGTTGCTGTCGGTCAAACGTATTTGGGAACCGTCAAGCGCGTGGAGAAATACGGTGCGTTCATCGAACTGTTTGCAGGCAAGGAAGGACTTTGCCATATCTCACAACTCGCAGAAGAGCGCGTAGCCAAGACGGAGGATGTCGTCTCGGTTGGCGATAAGGTGCAGGTCAAGGTAACGGAGATCGACGATCAAGGTCGCATCAACCTCTCCCGCAAAGCTGTCTTGAAGGAACAGGCCGCTGCACAGCAAGCGAGCTCTGCGCCTGCCACAGCGGAATAA
- the infB gene encoding translation initiation factor IF-2 produces MKTRVYEYAKQHNMSSKEILNLLKRLNIEVANHMSIMEEGTIKKIEDHMAKLRSGSRPEQRTTPSDAKPKQTEDQRRPNDSRGQSRPQSQPGQGQNAAQQRNDRPADRDRAGSSQGAGRAAGNSQTGSRSEQHSPQHGKNQGKNQERRPTNMRSQPAKPTDRKPQPQNQQQRPPRPQNQRPPQSAANATTTETRTGDDFEDKVKLPTNVGLEKREKIKKAPQTQKTFEDNKKNQPFRGGNNRNQNNRRGNNNRGPQKQQRPVLEPPSKITFTDSLTVNELAVKLRKEPAEIIKKLFNLGIMATINQYLEKDAIELVCAEYNVEVEEKIIIDETNFETIEEVDPPESLVERPPVVTIMGHVDHGKTTLLDAIRSTNVVAGEAGGITQHIGAYQVEIKGKKITFLDTPGHAAFTTMRARGAQITDITILVVAADDGVMPQTVEAISHAKAANVPIIVAVNKVDKPEANIDRIKQELTEYELVAEEWGGDTIFSPLSAKQRTGIEELLEYILLVAEVQELKANPDKRARGTVVEAELDKGRGPVATILVQQGTLRIGDPIVVGSAYGRVRAMVNDKGRRLKEAGPSTPVEITGLNDVPQAGDQFRVFEDEKKARAIGEARAAKQRESERRESARVSLDDLFQQIQEGDIKELNLIVKADVQGSVEALRGSLEKIDINGTRVKIIHTGVGAITESDVTLANASNAIIIGFNVRPEPNARSMAEQEKIDIRLHRVIYTVIEEIEQALKGMLDPVYKESIIGQAEIREVFKVSKVGNIAGCYVTEGKLSRDAGARLIREGIVIYEGKLDTLKRFKDDAKEVAAGYECGLTLERFQDLKVGDVVEAFVMVEVKQ; encoded by the coding sequence TTGAAGACACGTGTGTATGAATATGCCAAACAACACAACATGAGCAGTAAGGAAATCCTCAATTTGCTAAAGCGATTGAATATAGAAGTGGCAAATCATATGAGTATCATGGAAGAAGGGACGATCAAAAAGATCGAGGATCACATGGCAAAATTGCGCTCTGGCTCCAGACCCGAGCAGCGAACGACGCCAAGTGATGCGAAACCGAAGCAGACGGAAGATCAACGACGCCCCAACGACTCCAGAGGACAATCCCGTCCCCAGTCGCAGCCAGGGCAAGGTCAAAACGCAGCCCAGCAGAGAAATGACCGCCCTGCCGACCGCGATCGTGCAGGAAGCAGCCAGGGCGCTGGCCGTGCCGCAGGGAACAGCCAGACCGGCAGCAGATCCGAACAACATAGTCCTCAACATGGAAAAAATCAGGGGAAGAATCAGGAGAGAAGACCAACCAATATGAGAAGTCAACCCGCAAAACCGACTGACCGCAAGCCACAGCCGCAAAACCAACAGCAACGACCACCGAGACCACAAAATCAGCGCCCTCCGCAGAGTGCTGCCAACGCAACAACGACAGAAACTCGCACGGGTGACGACTTTGAAGACAAGGTAAAACTCCCTACGAACGTCGGCCTGGAGAAACGGGAGAAGATCAAGAAGGCACCGCAGACGCAAAAAACGTTCGAAGACAATAAGAAAAACCAGCCTTTCCGCGGTGGAAACAACCGCAATCAAAACAATCGCCGCGGGAACAACAATCGCGGACCACAGAAGCAGCAGCGCCCTGTACTGGAGCCACCGTCAAAAATTACGTTCACCGATTCTCTGACCGTGAACGAGCTGGCGGTAAAACTGCGCAAGGAACCTGCGGAAATCATCAAAAAGTTGTTTAACTTGGGGATTATGGCCACCATCAACCAATACCTGGAGAAGGATGCCATCGAGCTCGTCTGCGCGGAGTACAATGTCGAAGTCGAAGAAAAAATCATCATCGACGAAACGAATTTCGAAACCATCGAAGAAGTGGATCCACCTGAAAGCCTGGTAGAACGTCCGCCAGTCGTGACGATCATGGGTCACGTCGACCACGGAAAGACCACCTTGCTGGACGCGATCCGCTCTACAAACGTAGTAGCAGGCGAAGCAGGGGGAATCACCCAGCATATCGGTGCGTACCAAGTCGAAATCAAAGGAAAGAAAATCACCTTCCTGGATACCCCGGGCCACGCGGCGTTCACCACCATGCGTGCGCGCGGTGCGCAAATTACCGACATCACCATCCTGGTCGTCGCAGCCGACGACGGCGTCATGCCGCAGACCGTTGAAGCGATCAGCCACGCAAAAGCAGCGAACGTGCCGATCATCGTAGCGGTAAACAAAGTGGATAAACCGGAGGCCAATATCGATCGGATCAAGCAAGAATTGACCGAATACGAGCTGGTTGCGGAAGAATGGGGCGGCGATACGATCTTCTCGCCATTGTCCGCCAAACAGCGCACCGGTATCGAGGAGCTGCTCGAGTACATCCTGCTCGTAGCGGAAGTGCAAGAGCTCAAGGCCAATCCGGACAAACGCGCTCGCGGTACCGTCGTGGAAGCAGAGCTCGACAAAGGTCGAGGTCCTGTCGCTACTATCTTGGTGCAACAAGGAACACTGCGCATCGGCGATCCAATCGTCGTGGGCTCCGCGTACGGCCGCGTCCGTGCGATGGTCAACGACAAAGGGCGCCGTTTGAAAGAGGCGGGGCCGTCCACTCCGGTCGAAATCACCGGTTTGAACGACGTTCCGCAAGCAGGTGACCAGTTCCGCGTCTTCGAAGACGAGAAGAAAGCGCGCGCCATCGGGGAAGCCCGTGCAGCGAAACAACGGGAATCCGAACGTCGTGAAAGCGCTCGTGTCTCCCTGGACGACCTGTTCCAGCAAATTCAGGAAGGCGACATCAAAGAGCTGAACTTGATTGTAAAAGCGGACGTACAAGGCTCCGTAGAGGCATTGCGCGGTTCGTTGGAAAAAATCGACATCAACGGTACCCGGGTGAAAATCATCCACACCGGTGTCGGTGCGATTACCGAATCCGATGTGACGCTGGCAAATGCATCCAATGCGATCATTATCGGCTTCAACGTCCGTCCTGAGCCAAACGCGCGCAGCATGGCGGAACAGGAGAAGATCGACATCCGCCTGCACCGCGTCATTTACACCGTGATCGAAGAGATCGAGCAAGCGCTGAAAGGCATGCTGGATCCTGTGTATAAAGAAAGCATCATCGGCCAAGCCGAGATTCGCGAAGTATTCAAAGTGTCCAAGGTGGGCAACATTGCCGGTTGCTACGTAACCGAAGGCAAATTGAGCCGCGATGCAGGCGCACGCTTGATTCGCGAAGGCATCGTGATCTACGAGGGCAAGCTGGATACCCTGAAGCGCTTCAAAGACGATGCGAAGGAAGTCGCAGCGGGCTATGAGTGCGGCTTGACCCTGGAACGCTTCCAGGATCTCAAGGTCGGAGACGTCGTCGAAGCGTTTGTCATGGTGGAAGTGAAACAATAA
- the rimP gene encoding ribosome maturation factor RimP, translated as MSKVTDIVTELVTPIVDELGLELVDIEYKKEGSNWFLRVFIDNETGNIDIDDCGLVSEKLSQKLDEVDPIPTAYFLEVSSPGAERPLKKEKDFKKAVGRHVHITTKEPIEGASLFEGELISFEDGKLTVKEAKKTYVIPQEQIDTARMAIVF; from the coding sequence TTGAGCAAGGTAACGGACATCGTCACCGAACTGGTCACGCCCATTGTTGACGAACTGGGTCTGGAACTGGTTGACATTGAGTACAAAAAGGAAGGCAGCAACTGGTTTCTGCGCGTTTTTATCGACAATGAAACTGGCAACATCGACATCGATGACTGCGGCCTTGTCAGCGAGAAGCTGAGTCAAAAGCTGGATGAAGTGGATCCGATTCCTACCGCATACTTCCTGGAAGTGTCCTCGCCCGGTGCAGAGCGTCCTCTGAAGAAGGAGAAGGACTTCAAGAAGGCGGTCGGACGGCACGTTCACATCACGACGAAAGAGCCGATAGAAGGAGCCAGCCTGTTCGAGGGCGAACTGATATCCTTTGAGGACGGCAAGCTGACAGTGAAAGAAGCAAAGAAAACGTACGTGATCCCACAGGAACAAATTGACACGGCCCGTATGGCTATCGTCTTTTAA